One genomic region from Aneurinibacillus sp. REN35 encodes:
- the eutC gene encoding ethanolamine ammonia-lyase subunit EutC, whose amino-acid sequence MDQQLIETVTRLVMEKLKAAEGKDAPASPTSLQTMEKKRTFGSVKIWNHVESEQQAAPHTPPSRTSPTPKAAPTKVSETEASGVEKPKNTEQLRELMKQTPARIGIGRAGLRPKTNAWLTFRYDHAAAVDAVYGTVAENVLKELGVFTVTTQVDSKEEYILRPDLGRRLSDEAKEALRKRCKKKPKVQIVISDGLSSQAVEANVEDVYLALTQSLTTLGIEMGTPFFVERGRVAVMDDIGEVLEPDVVVLLIGERPGLVSAESLSAYLCYRPRKGVVEADRMVISNIHAGGIPPVEAGAYLGEVIQKILKYEASGVSLIQKEQ is encoded by the coding sequence ATGGATCAGCAGCTAATCGAAACTGTGACCCGCTTGGTAATGGAGAAGCTGAAAGCTGCAGAGGGCAAGGATGCACCGGCCTCCCCCACTTCATTGCAGACGATGGAGAAGAAACGTACCTTCGGCTCCGTAAAGATATGGAATCATGTGGAAAGCGAGCAGCAAGCAGCACCGCATACGCCACCCTCCAGGACCTCTCCGACCCCGAAAGCCGCGCCGACAAAGGTGTCAGAGACGGAAGCTTCAGGGGTTGAGAAACCAAAGAATACAGAGCAGCTACGAGAGCTGATGAAGCAGACGCCGGCACGTATCGGGATCGGTCGGGCTGGACTGCGGCCAAAAACGAATGCATGGCTCACCTTTCGCTATGATCATGCGGCCGCTGTTGATGCGGTGTATGGGACGGTAGCAGAAAATGTTCTAAAAGAGCTTGGCGTATTCACTGTCACGACCCAGGTGGACAGTAAGGAAGAGTACATTTTGCGCCCGGACCTTGGGAGGCGTTTAAGCGATGAAGCCAAGGAGGCGCTTCGCAAGCGCTGCAAGAAGAAACCGAAGGTACAGATTGTCATCTCGGACGGACTTAGTTCGCAGGCGGTTGAAGCCAATGTAGAAGATGTGTACCTGGCACTTACACAATCACTCACTACGTTAGGAATTGAGATGGGTACCCCGTTTTTTGTGGAGCGGGGACGTGTAGCGGTTATGGATGACATCGGCGAAGTGCTAGAGCCGGATGTTGTGGTCCTGTTGATCGGGGAGCGCCCGGGGCTTGTAAGCGCAGAATCGCTAAGCGCGTACCTGTGCTATCGTCCGCGCAAAGGCGTCGTAGAAGCAGACCGGATGGTAATCTCTAACATTCACGCAGGCGGCATTCCTCCGGTCGAAGCTGGAGCGTATTTGGGAGAAGTGATCCAGAAGATTTTGAAATACGAAGCGAGCGGTGTGTCGCTCATTCAAAAAGAACAGTAG
- a CDS encoding acetaldehyde dehydrogenase (acetylating): protein MQLDKDLQSLQLMRHAVRRAKAAQQEFKGYSQEQVDRIVKAMADAAYEQAYELARLAVEETGLGIVEHKAIKNQVGSRDVYESIASVKTVGIVREIPEEKVVEIASPFGVIAGIVPVTNPTSTAIFKSLIALKARNAIVFSPHPSAARCTIEAARVCLKAAVAAGAPEGIIGWIEEPTMEATEGLMKHKDVNLILSTGGSGLVRAAYSSGKPAYGVGPGNVPVYIEKTANTAKAVQRIIDSKTFDNGTICASEQAVIVDRNVREQALRGFRNGGAYILSEEEKKKVENVISPVRGKLNSAIVGKKAAVIAEMAGIRVPAGTTLLLAEETEVHKEVPFSIEKLSPILALYTVGGWQEASDLCERLLALGGRGHTLSLHTEDEEIARAMALRLPVSRILVNTPSSLGAVGATTGLAASMTLGCGTFGGNITSDNLSAHHLMNLKRLAYGIKDITVPKAGSGSGGTKQTASSIQSEEEQIQEVVAQVLAKTGQIGRVDKHTVAALVDQVLAKL from the coding sequence GTGCAGCTAGATAAGGATTTGCAATCGCTGCAGCTTATGCGGCATGCGGTTCGCCGGGCGAAGGCAGCCCAGCAGGAATTTAAGGGCTATTCACAAGAACAGGTGGACCGCATCGTCAAGGCAATGGCCGATGCAGCCTATGAGCAGGCCTATGAGCTGGCGCGGTTGGCGGTGGAAGAGACCGGACTTGGTATCGTCGAGCATAAGGCGATTAAGAATCAGGTTGGCTCAAGGGATGTATATGAATCCATTGCAAGCGTCAAAACAGTTGGCATCGTCCGTGAGATTCCGGAAGAGAAAGTGGTAGAAATCGCTTCACCATTCGGTGTGATTGCAGGCATTGTTCCAGTAACCAATCCCACATCCACTGCCATTTTCAAGAGCCTGATTGCACTCAAGGCACGCAATGCGATCGTATTCAGTCCTCATCCGTCAGCGGCACGCTGTACGATTGAAGCGGCGCGTGTCTGCCTGAAGGCGGCTGTGGCGGCAGGAGCACCGGAAGGTATCATCGGCTGGATTGAAGAGCCGACGATGGAAGCAACGGAAGGGCTAATGAAGCATAAGGATGTCAATCTCATCCTGTCGACCGGGGGAAGCGGTCTGGTACGGGCCGCATACAGCTCGGGTAAGCCGGCTTATGGAGTTGGTCCCGGCAATGTACCGGTCTATATCGAAAAAACAGCAAATACAGCTAAAGCCGTACAGCGCATTATTGACAGCAAGACGTTTGATAATGGCACGATTTGCGCATCAGAGCAAGCGGTTATTGTCGATCGCAACGTGCGGGAGCAGGCGCTTAGAGGATTTCGCAACGGCGGCGCCTATATCCTGAGTGAAGAAGAGAAAAAGAAGGTGGAGAATGTCATCTCCCCGGTGCGCGGGAAGCTTAATTCTGCGATTGTAGGCAAAAAAGCAGCCGTAATTGCTGAGATGGCGGGCATTCGTGTACCGGCAGGGACGACTCTTCTGCTTGCCGAGGAAACGGAGGTGCATAAGGAAGTTCCTTTCTCCATCGAGAAGCTATCTCCTATCCTTGCCTTATATACGGTAGGCGGCTGGCAGGAAGCGAGTGATCTTTGTGAGAGATTGCTTGCGCTCGGCGGCCGCGGGCATACGCTGTCACTGCACACGGAAGACGAAGAGATAGCTCGTGCAATGGCGCTTCGTCTCCCTGTCTCCCGCATTCTCGTCAATACCCCATCTTCTCTTGGTGCTGTTGGGGCAACGACAGGACTTGCCGCTTCCATGACGCTTGGCTGCGGTACATTCGGTGGTAACATTACCTCCGATAACCTGAGCGCACACCATCTGATGAATCTCAAACGCCTCGCCTATGGAATCAAGGACATAACGGTTCCAAAGGCAGGCAGCGGTAGTGGAGGTACGAAGCAAACAGCATCCTCCATCCAGAGTGAAGAGGAACAAATTCAGGAAGTGGTTGCACAGGTGCTTGCTAAGACTGGACAGATTGGCCGTGTGGATAAACACACTGTCGCGGCACTGGTCGATCAGGTGCTTGCAAAATTATAG
- the eutL gene encoding ethanolamine utilization microcompartment protein EutL: protein MNLQPIKADVLAVRMIPNVDAALAEKLGLVSGQRSVGILTVTIDDIGYTALDEATKRAEVDVVYARSFYAGAAHASGPLSGEFIGMIAGPTPDEVESGLEAAQHIIQHDAHFEALNEDGSHALYAHVIPRTGTYLSKVAGINEGEPLAYLIAPPLEAVYGLDAALKAADVQLAAFYGPPSETNFGGGLLTGSQSACEAAAAAFRDTIIRVAQNPLVW, encoded by the coding sequence ATGAATCTTCAGCCGATTAAAGCGGATGTGCTGGCGGTGCGCATGATTCCGAATGTGGACGCAGCGCTTGCAGAAAAGCTCGGACTGGTGTCTGGACAGCGCAGTGTAGGCATACTGACGGTTACGATTGATGATATCGGCTATACAGCGCTTGATGAGGCTACCAAGCGGGCGGAGGTGGATGTCGTCTATGCGCGCTCGTTCTATGCCGGGGCGGCCCATGCTTCAGGTCCGCTTTCGGGGGAATTTATCGGAATGATTGCCGGGCCTACTCCAGATGAAGTAGAAAGCGGACTTGAGGCCGCGCAGCATATCATCCAACATGACGCGCATTTTGAAGCGCTCAATGAAGATGGTTCGCATGCGTTATATGCTCATGTGATTCCTCGGACCGGCACGTATTTGTCCAAGGTTGCAGGCATTAATGAAGGTGAACCGCTGGCTTATCTTATTGCCCCGCCGCTCGAAGCGGTATATGGCCTCGATGCAGCACTCAAAGCAGCCGATGTACAATTGGCCGCCTTCTATGGACCACCTTCGGAAACGAATTTCGGCGGCGGGCTGTTGACAGGTTCGCAATCAGCGTGCGAGGCGGCTGCCGCAGCCTTTCGCGATACGATTATTCGTGTGGCCCAGAATCCCTTGGTTTGGTAG
- a CDS encoding ethanolamine ammonia-lyase reactivating factor EutA, with amino-acid sequence MRQLHRETEQIISAGIDIGTSTTKLVISRFSLMNTAGASHVPRIEIVDTEIIYKSPIHRTPLATGDDIDIAAVFALVRKEYAQAGIHEHEIETGAVIITGESATKRNAEEMVRRLSDEAGEFLVATAGPDLEGMIAAKGSGAYEHSKRSGRTVANIDIGGGTANIAVFQAGVFKGTCTLHIGGRLIEYEQGRIQKISAPIQQLLARKGWELTVGDLAASPIIGQLAEAMAETLGRILTGHVSLDDEVLLVGHPPNWNATVEDVMFSGGVSECIYHLEPVESGGEQLFYEDMGVQLAETLRNHPSLQAWKWMRPEETVRATVLGAGTQTTEISGATIQVAKEALPLKNLPVHRISFDKETHHLREKVLRGFDLAVELYDPHHEGRNFAVYLSDIPYIRFRDIQEVAASLLEGLHQRPNTAEPLVVVTESDIAKVLGQSLLAMQAERRVLCIDQVRVENGDYLDIGRMLHSGVVPVVVKTLAFHS; translated from the coding sequence ATGCGCCAGCTACATCGGGAAACAGAGCAAATCATCAGTGCAGGCATCGATATTGGCACAAGCACAACGAAGCTTGTCATTAGTCGTTTTTCTTTAATGAATACGGCAGGAGCGAGCCATGTACCGCGCATCGAGATTGTCGATACAGAGATCATCTACAAAAGTCCGATTCATCGCACGCCGCTTGCTACGGGAGATGATATCGATATTGCAGCCGTCTTCGCTTTAGTACGCAAGGAGTATGCACAGGCGGGCATTCATGAACACGAGATTGAGACGGGTGCAGTTATCATCACAGGCGAGAGCGCAACGAAGCGCAATGCCGAGGAGATGGTGCGACGTCTCTCCGATGAGGCCGGTGAGTTTCTCGTAGCAACGGCAGGTCCTGATCTAGAAGGTATGATCGCTGCAAAAGGATCGGGCGCCTATGAACATTCAAAACGGAGCGGACGCACTGTCGCTAATATTGATATAGGCGGCGGTACAGCGAATATTGCTGTTTTTCAGGCCGGTGTGTTCAAAGGCACATGCACGCTCCACATCGGCGGCCGCTTGATTGAGTATGAGCAGGGGCGCATCCAAAAAATTTCAGCACCGATTCAGCAACTGCTTGCTAGGAAGGGATGGGAGCTTACGGTAGGCGATTTGGCCGCATCCCCTATCATAGGGCAGTTGGCAGAGGCGATGGCAGAGACGCTTGGCCGTATTCTAACTGGCCATGTTTCTTTAGATGACGAGGTGCTGCTCGTAGGTCATCCGCCGAATTGGAATGCGACAGTAGAAGACGTTATGTTCTCCGGCGGTGTAAGTGAATGCATCTATCATCTTGAGCCTGTGGAGAGCGGGGGGGAACAGCTCTTCTATGAGGATATGGGTGTGCAGTTGGCTGAGACGCTGCGCAATCATCCATCGCTTCAAGCGTGGAAATGGATGCGACCAGAAGAGACTGTCCGTGCAACGGTGCTTGGAGCAGGAACGCAGACGACGGAAATCAGCGGTGCGACGATTCAAGTAGCCAAAGAGGCGCTGCCGCTCAAAAATCTGCCTGTTCATCGGATTTCCTTTGATAAAGAGACGCATCATTTGCGTGAGAAAGTATTGCGGGGATTTGATTTGGCGGTGGAATTATATGATCCACACCATGAAGGACGGAATTTCGCCGTGTATCTGTCTGATATTCCGTATATTCGCTTTCGTGACATACAGGAGGTGGCAGCTTCCCTGCTTGAAGGGCTGCATCAGCGCCCAAATACTGCCGAGCCGCTTGTTGTTGTAACAGAGAGCGACATAGCCAAGGTGCTTGGCCAGTCTCTGCTGGCTATGCAGGCAGAGCGCAGGGTTTTATGTATTGATCAAGTACGGGTGGAGAATGGCGATTACCTTGACATCGGACGAATGCTGCACAGCGGCGTGGTGCCGGTGGTCGTCAAGACGCTCGCGTTTCATTCGTAA
- a CDS encoding sensor histidine kinase, producing the protein MTSALDTQHIQQLCEQYTSLTEEEIRIIIRKSEALQMIADVSQANVFIDCPMKNENAVIVVAEAVPATTHSLYQESVVGKEVFASYEPAVFRTYRTGKPALMNRALTQEGQHVKQNVVPIKNDNQQTIGMLILEQDITLQVKHEKELALLSETTQDFSRTFWDLIAKEQSIPDVIEEALLLLNEEGMLLYANNSAIGLFESYSERTRENYLHVDIGTILPFMEKGDYLHDGVIQREVHTQKAVYILRSICLQQKEKKRRLLVYLQDITDLRDKERQLMVKSAVIQEIHHRVKNNLQTVAGLLRLQMRRGVPDEAKGLYQECLNRIVSIATVHEVLSYNGIERVAMHQVIEKISRMLVYNMTSEECRVDVLMDIEEIALQSKQAVSLALILTELVQNCLKHGFTDRTSGRVWIEFKVEGENIRLRVDDDGKGFEAQSATDQLGLEIVRNLTHFDLEGTFEIMQNAEGGTRASVTFPAEQGE; encoded by the coding sequence ATGACGAGTGCACTCGATACGCAGCATATACAGCAGTTATGCGAGCAGTATACTTCTCTTACGGAAGAAGAGATTCGCATAATTATACGTAAAAGCGAGGCGCTGCAGATGATTGCGGACGTGTCGCAGGCAAATGTATTCATCGATTGTCCAATGAAGAATGAGAATGCCGTCATCGTTGTCGCTGAAGCGGTGCCTGCGACGACACACTCCTTATATCAAGAAAGTGTTGTAGGCAAGGAGGTGTTCGCATCATACGAACCGGCCGTGTTCCGCACGTACCGCACCGGAAAGCCAGCTCTGATGAATCGGGCGCTTACCCAGGAAGGACAGCATGTTAAACAGAATGTCGTGCCTATAAAAAACGATAACCAGCAGACGATTGGCATGCTAATCCTTGAGCAGGATATCACCTTGCAGGTTAAGCATGAGAAAGAATTGGCTCTTCTATCAGAAACGACGCAGGATTTCAGCCGCACTTTCTGGGATTTGATCGCAAAGGAGCAGTCCATTCCCGATGTGATTGAAGAAGCGCTACTGCTTCTGAATGAAGAGGGCATGCTTTTGTATGCGAACAATTCGGCAATCGGTTTGTTTGAATCGTATAGTGAGAGAACGCGCGAAAACTATCTGCATGTCGATATTGGAACGATTTTGCCGTTCATGGAGAAGGGCGATTACCTGCATGATGGGGTGATTCAGCGCGAAGTTCATACACAAAAGGCGGTATACATTCTGCGCAGCATCTGTCTTCAGCAAAAAGAGAAAAAACGGCGCCTGCTCGTATATTTGCAAGATATTACTGATTTAAGGGACAAGGAGCGCCAGCTAATGGTCAAATCAGCGGTCATCCAGGAGATTCACCACAGGGTCAAAAACAATTTACAAACAGTTGCGGGTCTTCTGCGTTTGCAGATGAGACGGGGGGTGCCTGATGAGGCAAAGGGGCTGTATCAGGAGTGTCTAAACCGAATCGTGAGCATCGCTACTGTGCATGAAGTGCTCTCATATAACGGGATTGAGAGAGTAGCTATGCATCAGGTAATTGAGAAGATTTCGCGCATGTTGGTCTATAATATGACATCTGAAGAATGCCGTGTAGACGTACTGATGGATATTGAAGAGATTGCGCTGCAATCGAAGCAGGCGGTATCACTTGCCTTAATTCTGACAGAATTAGTGCAGAATTGCTTAAAGCACGGATTTACCGACCGGACAAGCGGGAGAGTATGGATCGAGTTTAAGGTGGAGGGCGAGAATATCCGGCTGCGTGTAGATGACGACGGCAAAGGATTTGAAGCACAGTCTGCCACTGACCAACTGGGGCTTGAGATTGTCCGGAACTTAACACATTTTGATTTGGAAGGGACATTTGAGATTATGCAGAACGCTGAAGGCGGCACGCGGGCAAGCGTAACGTTTCCGGCAGAACAGGGGGAATGA
- the eutM gene encoding ethanolamine utilization microcompartment protein EutM gives MARELTALGMIETKGLVASVEAADAMVKAANVHLVGKVHVGGGLVTVLVRGDVGAVKAATDAGAAAAQRVGELLSVHVIPRPHNELESILPKFEPQQ, from the coding sequence ATGGCAAGAGAATTAACGGCACTCGGAATGATTGAAACGAAAGGACTGGTTGCTTCCGTAGAGGCGGCTGACGCGATGGTAAAGGCGGCAAACGTACACTTGGTTGGAAAAGTACATGTAGGCGGCGGATTGGTTACCGTATTGGTCCGCGGCGATGTAGGTGCGGTCAAGGCTGCTACGGATGCGGGTGCAGCAGCGGCGCAGCGCGTTGGAGAACTGCTGTCTGTTCACGTCATCCCGCGTCCGCACAATGAGCTTGAGAGCATCCTGCCAAAATTTGAACCACAGCAATAA
- a CDS encoding ethanolamine ammonia-lyase subunit EutB yields MRLSCIVKGTRYSFTSVTEVLAKASEEKSGDRMARIAAESALERMAAKVVLSELTLADMYEHPALPYEQDEVTRIIYDDLNLSIYHDIKGWSVGELRDYILSHESGTHALTRLGRGLTSEMISAVAKLMSSIDLVMASQKIRPTAHCNTLIGESGRLAFRCQPNHPNDDPEGILFSMKEGLSYGSGDAVIGINPNVDTVESVSRLLHMSHDFIQKWQIPTQNCVLAHITTQIHALKRGAPIALMFQSLAGTQQANDAFGVNAELLDEGVALMRRQGTSAGPNVMYFETGQGSEVSLAADSGVDMQTLEARTYGYARRWQPFMVNNVSGFIGPETLYDGRQMIRADLEDIFMGKLHGLPMGIAPTYTNHMHADQNDQEIAGMLTALAGANFYMGVPGGDDVMLNYQDTSYHDDASLREMLGLRPLKEFEKWLETMGIMEDGRLTDRAGDLSIFE; encoded by the coding sequence ATGAGACTCTCGTGTATTGTGAAAGGCACACGCTATTCATTCACATCGGTTACGGAAGTGCTGGCCAAAGCCAGTGAAGAGAAGTCGGGCGATCGGATGGCGCGCATCGCAGCGGAATCAGCGCTTGAACGCATGGCGGCCAAAGTCGTGCTCAGCGAGCTGACGCTGGCGGATATGTATGAACATCCAGCTCTTCCGTATGAGCAAGATGAAGTCACACGTATCATCTATGATGATTTGAATCTTTCTATTTATCATGACATAAAGGGTTGGAGTGTGGGAGAGCTGCGCGATTATATTTTGTCGCATGAAAGCGGTACGCATGCACTCACCCGTCTTGGGCGCGGGCTGACAAGCGAGATGATTTCCGCCGTAGCTAAGCTTATGTCGAGCATAGATCTGGTTATGGCATCACAGAAAATTAGGCCCACAGCACATTGCAACACACTGATTGGGGAGAGCGGACGCCTGGCTTTTCGCTGCCAGCCGAATCATCCGAATGATGATCCGGAAGGGATTCTCTTCTCTATGAAGGAAGGCTTATCTTATGGCTCGGGTGATGCGGTCATCGGCATCAATCCGAATGTTGATACGGTAGAATCGGTCTCCCGTCTTCTTCATATGTCACACGACTTCATACAAAAATGGCAGATTCCCACCCAGAATTGTGTGCTGGCACATATTACCACACAGATTCATGCGCTGAAGCGCGGCGCGCCGATTGCTCTTATGTTCCAGAGTCTTGCAGGTACACAGCAGGCAAACGATGCGTTTGGGGTCAATGCTGAGCTGCTTGATGAAGGGGTAGCTCTTATGCGGCGTCAAGGTACATCAGCGGGTCCTAATGTAATGTACTTTGAAACCGGCCAAGGCTCTGAAGTCTCACTTGCAGCGGATAGCGGTGTGGATATGCAGACGCTAGAAGCCCGAACATATGGATATGCGCGCCGCTGGCAGCCGTTTATGGTCAATAATGTGTCTGGATTCATCGGGCCTGAGACACTCTATGACGGGCGTCAGATGATCCGCGCCGATCTAGAAGATATATTCATGGGCAAGCTGCACGGTCTGCCGATGGGAATCGCCCCAACGTATACGAATCATATGCATGCCGACCAGAATGATCAGGAGATCGCGGGCATGCTTACAGCACTTGCGGGCGCTAACTTCTATATGGGCGTACCGGGCGGAGATGACGTCATGCTCAATTATCAAGATACAAGCTACCATGATGATGCCAGCCTGCGTGAGATGCTGGGTCTGCGTCCGTTAAAAGAGTTTGAGAAATGGTTGGAGACAATGGGGATTATGGAAGATGGGCGTCTAACTGATCGGGCAGGAGACTTATCGATTTTTGAGTAG
- a CDS encoding BMC domain-containing protein, which translates to MAKALGMIETRGLIGSIEAADAMVKAADVRLLSQEKVDAALVTIFIEGDVGAVQAALEAGKAAAGRVGELVSAHFIPRPDDEVHAVLKKPESAEPVSSISETVEKKVGRGAGNRRKKNEEDTPTLPAPSEVEEEADKRQD; encoded by the coding sequence ATGGCAAAAGCGCTTGGTATGATTGAAACAAGAGGACTCATCGGTTCGATTGAAGCAGCCGATGCGATGGTTAAGGCGGCTGATGTGCGATTGCTGTCGCAGGAGAAGGTGGATGCTGCGCTTGTAACGATTTTTATTGAAGGCGATGTGGGCGCGGTGCAGGCTGCTTTGGAAGCGGGAAAGGCAGCGGCTGGGCGGGTAGGCGAGCTGGTGTCAGCCCACTTTATTCCCCGTCCGGATGATGAGGTGCATGCTGTATTAAAAAAGCCTGAATCGGCTGAACCCGTATCTTCTATATCTGAAACAGTAGAGAAGAAGGTGGGGAGAGGGGCCGGAAATCGCCGCAAAAAAAATGAGGAAGATACACCGACCTTGCCCGCACCATCTGAAGTGGAAGAAGAAGCGGATAAGCGTCAGGATTGA
- a CDS encoding ethanolamine ammonia-lyase subunit EutB produces the protein MRLTTMLQGQTYEFANLKELFAKANEEKSGDRLAGLAAETVQERIAAKQVLAAITLEDIRNHPLLPPEEDEVSRIIDEQINDTIYADVKGWTVAKLREYILDDRTGERELNRLSRGISSEMIAAAAKLMSNLDLIHAASKIEVISRCNIAIGQRGTLASRLQPNHPTDSVDGMLASLKEGLSYGVGDAVIGINPVDDSIESVKRLLHATHEFIENWNIPTQNCVLAHVTTQMKAVERGAPAAMIFQSIAGTEAANRSFGITASLLDEAKQMIMEKGTSRGPQRLYFETGQGSELSAEAHHGIDQMTLEARNYGFAKRFDPYILNTVVGFIGPEYLYDSKQVIRAGLEDHFMGKMHGIPMGVDICYTNHIRADQNDIEDLGVLLTAAGVNFIIATPMGDDCMLNYQSMSYHDIATLRQTLNRKPAPKFAAWLEYMGITEDGKLTARAGDPTIFAE, from the coding sequence ATGAGGCTTACAACAATGCTGCAAGGACAAACTTATGAATTTGCGAACCTCAAAGAATTATTCGCCAAAGCCAATGAAGAAAAATCCGGAGACCGGCTTGCAGGCTTAGCGGCAGAAACAGTGCAGGAGCGCATTGCCGCTAAGCAGGTGCTTGCCGCAATTACGCTTGAAGATATAAGGAATCATCCGCTTCTTCCGCCGGAGGAAGACGAAGTGTCGCGTATCATTGACGAGCAGATCAACGATACGATTTATGCGGACGTTAAAGGTTGGACGGTTGCGAAGCTGCGTGAATACATTCTTGATGACCGTACAGGTGAGCGCGAGCTGAATCGGCTGAGCCGGGGAATAAGCAGTGAGATGATTGCGGCAGCAGCCAAGTTAATGTCTAATCTTGATCTGATTCATGCTGCCAGTAAGATCGAAGTAATTTCCCGCTGCAACATTGCAATCGGGCAGAGAGGGACGCTGGCATCAAGGCTGCAGCCGAATCACCCGACAGACAGTGTCGATGGAATGCTCGCATCTTTAAAGGAAGGCTTGTCCTATGGCGTAGGTGACGCGGTGATCGGCATTAATCCGGTGGATGATTCTATCGAAAGCGTTAAGCGGCTTTTGCATGCGACACATGAATTTATCGAGAACTGGAACATTCCGACACAAAACTGTGTGCTCGCCCATGTCACCACACAGATGAAGGCGGTGGAGAGAGGAGCGCCTGCTGCAATGATATTCCAAAGCATTGCCGGAACCGAAGCGGCAAACCGCTCCTTCGGTATTACCGCCTCCCTGCTCGATGAAGCCAAGCAGATGATTATGGAAAAAGGAACAAGCCGCGGTCCACAGCGCTTGTATTTTGAAACAGGGCAAGGTTCGGAGCTGTCCGCCGAAGCGCACCACGGCATTGATCAGATGACGCTTGAAGCCAGAAATTACGGATTTGCCAAGAGGTTTGATCCATATATTCTCAATACGGTTGTCGGCTTTATCGGACCGGAGTACTTGTATGACAGCAAGCAGGTCATCCGTGCGGGGTTGGAAGATCATTTTATGGGCAAGATGCATGGCATTCCGATGGGCGTTGATATTTGCTATACCAATCATATTCGTGCTGATCAGAACGATATTGAGGATCTCGGTGTACTGCTGACTGCAGCCGGCGTCAATTTTATTATTGCAACACCGATGGGAGATGATTGCATGCTGAACTACCAATCGATGAGCTATCACGATATTGCAACGCTGCGCCAGACGTTGAACAGGAAGCCGGCGCCAAAATTTGCCGCTTGGCTTGAGTATATGGGCATTACAGAAGACGGTAAGCTAACGGCTCGCGCAGGCGATCCGACAATTTTTGCTGAATAG
- a CDS encoding EutN/CcmL family microcompartment protein: MRMGTVIGNVWATRKEDGLTGLKFLFVQLEDTAGAPIDAPVIAADRIGAGIGDTVMITTGSAARFAIPERDVPVDAVIIGIVDSIDVESR; this comes from the coding sequence ATGCGCATGGGAACGGTCATTGGAAACGTATGGGCAACGCGCAAGGAGGATGGACTGACAGGTCTTAAATTTCTTTTTGTTCAGCTCGAAGATACAGCCGGCGCGCCGATTGATGCGCCGGTGATTGCCGCTGACCGCATTGGCGCAGGCATTGGTGATACGGTAATGATCACGACGGGCAGTGCTGCCCGGTTCGCCATTCCCGAGCGAGATGTGCCTGTGGATGCGGTCATCATCGGCATAGTGGATTCAATTGATGTGGAAAGCAGGTGA
- a CDS encoding ANTAR domain-containing response regulator, whose protein sequence is MSKGRIMVVDDESILRMDIKEMLQEAGYEVVAEANNGEAAIELSARHVPDLIVMDVKMPKMNGMKAARIINRSFEIPTLLLTAYTEDELITEAKEAHIFGYLVKPITERDLIPAVEVAIGQAQRVQSLMGSIKEMERKIEVRKQVERAKGVLMDVYQLSEERAYQTMRTYCMNTRKTMGEVAEHILTNRTLDVRSVL, encoded by the coding sequence GTGAGCAAAGGCCGGATTATGGTCGTTGATGATGAATCGATCCTGCGTATGGACATTAAAGAAATGCTGCAGGAAGCCGGGTATGAGGTTGTCGCCGAAGCTAATAACGGAGAAGCTGCGATTGAGTTATCCGCCCGGCATGTTCCCGACCTGATTGTTATGGATGTAAAAATGCCTAAAATGAACGGAATGAAGGCGGCCCGGATTATCAATCGCTCGTTTGAGATTCCTACGCTTCTTTTGACCGCTTATACGGAGGATGAATTGATTACAGAAGCCAAAGAAGCGCACATTTTTGGCTATTTGGTCAAGCCGATTACGGAAAGAGACCTTATTCCCGCAGTCGAAGTGGCGATTGGCCAAGCCCAGCGTGTGCAATCGCTTATGGGCAGCATCAAAGAAATGGAGCGGAAAATAGAGGTGCGCAAACAGGTAGAACGGGCCAAAGGTGTGCTGATGGACGTCTATCAGCTCAGCGAAGAACGCGCTTATCAGACGATGCGTACGTATTGCATGAATACGCGCAAAACGATGGGGGAAGTGGCTGAGCATATTCTAACAAATCGTACGCTTGATGTACGATCGGTACTATAA